One part of the Tunicatimonas pelagia genome encodes these proteins:
- a CDS encoding 4-hydroxy-3-methylbut-2-enyl diphosphate reductase: MKVTIDQNSGYCFGVEFAIQMAEDEMEESDNLYCLGDIVHNDMEVQRLHEKGLRIISREDLENLRNCKVLIRAHGEPPETYQTALKNNIELIDASCPVVLKLQNRVKNAFDQMEKADGQIVIYGKPGHAEVIGLTGQTMGKAIIVMHDEDLDKIDFTKPVTLFSQTTKSTQGFYRIKAMIEERLQATNGELETVAFNANDSICRQVSNREPQLQQFAQEQDVIIFVSSKKSSNGKALFEVCRATNPHSYFIANEEELQPEWFEGMNTVGVCGATSTPMWLMEQVANGIRTLDSELLEAT; encoded by the coding sequence ATGAAAGTAACGATAGATCAGAACTCAGGATACTGCTTTGGGGTGGAATTTGCCATTCAGATGGCGGAGGATGAAATGGAAGAGTCGGATAATTTGTACTGCCTCGGCGATATTGTTCATAACGATATGGAAGTGCAGCGCCTACACGAAAAAGGCTTACGGATTATTTCACGCGAAGACTTGGAGAATCTTCGCAATTGCAAGGTGCTCATTCGGGCCCACGGCGAACCACCCGAAACCTACCAAACGGCCCTGAAAAATAATATTGAACTGATTGATGCCTCCTGTCCAGTGGTGCTGAAGCTGCAAAATCGGGTGAAGAATGCTTTTGATCAAATGGAGAAGGCCGACGGGCAAATTGTCATTTACGGAAAACCTGGTCATGCCGAGGTAATTGGTCTCACCGGGCAGACAATGGGCAAAGCCATTATTGTTATGCATGATGAGGATTTGGATAAGATCGACTTTACGAAGCCAGTGACCTTATTCAGTCAGACGACCAAAAGTACCCAAGGCTTTTATCGCATTAAGGCGATGATTGAAGAACGCCTACAGGCGACCAATGGCGAATTGGAAACCGTAGCTTTTAATGCCAATGATAGCATCTGCCGTCAGGTTTCTAACCGCGAGCCACAGCTACAGCAGTTTGCTCAGGAGCAAGACGTAATTATCTTTGTAAGCAGCAAGAAAAGCTCTAATGGGAAAGCATTATTTGAGGTTTGTCGAGCAACTAACCCGCACAGCTACTTTATTGCCAACGAAGAAGAGTTGCAGCCTGAGTGGTTCGAAGGAATGAATACCGTAGGGGTGTGCGGAGCTACTTCAACCCCGATGTGGCTCATGGAGCAAGTGGCGAATGGCATCCGTACCTTAGATAGTGAGCTATTAGAAGCTACCTAG
- a CDS encoding NAD(P)/FAD-dependent oxidoreductase, translating into MKVAVIGGGAAGFFSAITVKENYPEADVTIFEKSQKLLSKVKISGGGRCNVTNSCTSIGQLCQAYPRGGKKLKKAFHQFSTSHTTAWFESRGVPLFAQDDNRVFPVSQSSQTIIDCFLQEAKRLSIKIERGVGIEGIDPINDQLALSFVSEQLPPRIFNKVIVATGGSPKIKGLEWLEALGHKVKEPVPSLFTFNMPAEEITQLMGLVVENAMVSIQRTKLRSDGPLLITHWGMSGPAVLKLSAFGARTLNEMEYNFKVQINWANEANNEEVANQLKAVGQEHPKKIIANIRPYTLPQRLWLFLLKKRGIPEDKKWSELGTKSLNKLVNVLTNDVYAVKGKTTFKEEFVTCGGVSLDSIDLNTMQSKVCNNLYFAGEVMDVDAITGGYNFQAAWTTGFLAGKLG; encoded by the coding sequence ATGAAAGTGGCAGTTATTGGTGGTGGGGCAGCTGGATTTTTTTCGGCCATAACGGTAAAAGAGAACTATCCGGAGGCTGATGTTACTATTTTTGAGAAGTCACAAAAACTACTATCTAAGGTTAAAATATCGGGTGGCGGAAGGTGCAACGTCACTAATAGCTGTACTTCCATTGGGCAGCTCTGCCAAGCATACCCCCGGGGTGGAAAAAAGCTGAAAAAAGCGTTCCATCAATTTAGTACAAGTCATACTACAGCCTGGTTCGAGTCTCGGGGCGTTCCTTTGTTTGCCCAAGATGATAATCGGGTTTTTCCGGTATCGCAAAGCTCCCAAACAATCATCGATTGCTTCTTGCAAGAAGCCAAACGACTGAGCATCAAGATCGAACGGGGAGTAGGAATAGAAGGTATTGATCCGATCAATGACCAATTAGCGTTAAGCTTTGTCAGTGAGCAACTGCCCCCAAGAATCTTCAATAAGGTGATTGTAGCTACCGGAGGTTCGCCTAAAATAAAAGGATTAGAGTGGCTAGAAGCACTAGGGCATAAAGTTAAAGAGCCAGTTCCTTCATTGTTCACTTTTAATATGCCCGCTGAAGAAATTACTCAACTAATGGGATTGGTGGTAGAAAATGCGATGGTAAGTATTCAGAGAACCAAGCTTAGGTCAGACGGCCCGCTACTAATCACCCACTGGGGAATGAGCGGTCCGGCGGTGTTGAAGCTATCTGCTTTTGGTGCCCGAACGTTAAATGAGATGGAGTACAATTTTAAGGTTCAGATAAACTGGGCAAATGAAGCAAATAATGAAGAAGTTGCTAATCAGTTGAAAGCAGTTGGTCAGGAACATCCTAAGAAAATTATAGCTAACATCAGACCGTATACCCTACCTCAACGATTGTGGTTGTTCTTACTGAAAAAAAGAGGTATTCCCGAAGATAAAAAGTGGAGCGAACTTGGTACCAAGTCGCTGAACAAACTAGTGAACGTACTCACCAACGACGTGTACGCCGTGAAGGGTAAAACGACTTTTAAGGAAGAATTTGTGACTTGTGGCGGAGTGAGTTTGGATAGCATCGACCTCAACACCATGCAAAGTAAGGTATGCAACAATCTCTATTTTGCCGGAGAAGTAATGGACGTTGACGCTATTACTGGAGGCTACAACTTCCAAGCCGCCTGGACCACCGGATTTCTGGCGGGTAAGTTAGGTTAG